ACCAGTTCTTCAAGTTGAACATTCTTTTGCTTGAACACTTCTGTGATTGTCACAAACGATCTCGCAAGGTCTCCCATTTCGTCCGTTCTGCTCGCATATTCATAGGGTGGTGTTTCTTCAAGATTACCACCAGCGATCTCCAATCCGTAGGCAGTCAGTGCCGATATGGGTTTCATCTTTCTCTGAATGATTCTGACGATCAACAACACTAGAACCGCGGTTAAAAAAATCATGATTGACATTAGATAGGTGACAAATAGATATAAGTTCTGTAATACCTCATTCTTTTCTATGATGGTTATTATCGACCAGTTAGTCAGTCCTACTGAATGATAAGAAATAAAATAGGATCTGCCGCTTATGTTGACCGTTCGAATCTCCTTTTCTGATTTGCTCTCTGAAGACAAAAACGGTGACAGCTCTGGATAATCGTCCATCATTCTACCTGCTAGAATCTTACTTGCATCCTTGTGATAAAGATAAGCCCCTTCTCGATCGAGAAGAAATACATTTCCATTCGATCCTACATCGATTTTGTTCATGATGTCCGGTAAGACTTCCAACATAAAGTCTACACCGGCAAAACCGTAGATTCGATCATCCTCGTCATGGAGCGCTTGTATTGCAGTAATCACCATCTTGTCTGTTCCCCAGTCTCGATAGGGCTCAGTATAACTAATGCCCTTGTGATCGATCGCATGCCTGTACCACGGACGTTCGGTTATTATGTAATCTTCGCCGGAAATAATGTTCGCGCTATCAATATAAAAACTGGCGCTTTCGTTGGCAACCCATGAAGACGAAACATTTGTATCACTAAACTGTATGATTTTTAGCGTATCCAACACTTCATTGTATAACGGATGTGTTGTGATATCATCATGGGCTTTAACTTCCTTCAAATAGAGTTGTATGTCTTTATCAAGGCCCAATTGATTGACTTTAGTCGAAGCGTTCTTAAAGAAAGATTCCACCATGTAAATGGCAAACTCATTTTCTGCAGCGATCCTATTCGAAAGTTCATTCTCAATTGCAGCATTCATGTAAAACATAACCGAAACACCCATAACCAGTATCATGAATGTGATAGTTACAACGATATTTAGTGATAACTGATAGGATAACTTCGTTTTGAGTTTGCTGAGCATAGGTGCCTCCAATAATCGTCTACCAGTCTGATACCCAAGTATTGGATATGTACATCAAGAAAATTGATCCTTTGTTGCGTTATTTTTTTCAGACTTATTCTCGTGTAGTATACTTATATTATAAGTACTGCCGTGATTTCTATAAAAGTACTTGAGGAGGTCAAGGATGAAACACCTATCATGGAAACTAGCGTTTGCTGTGCCGCTGTTAATCACCACAGCAATTTTCACCTGGGTGCTTTACAGCATGTTGACTGCATTGCCGGCTGATGATTGGAGCAAGGGAAAACTACTCGTTGAAGAACTTAGCAACTTCAAGACGTACCACTACACAGGCGTTCAAACCAGTGCTGATACCTTTCGTATCACCTACAGCGTTCAAGACGACCTTATCGTAAAAGAGTTCGGCACTGACGCAGGCGGGCTGACACAAAGCACCCATAAAGGGTTTGCCAAAGATATCAACGCCCTCTATGTCACAAAAATAGACAAGGACCTCTACTACTACGCTGTCAAAAATACTGGTTTGTACGTTTATCGCTATGACCCTACCTCCGAACTATTTGAAGCTATCGCCCATCACAATGGACCATTCAACTACAAGCATACAGATGGTGTCACGCTAAGTACCTACTCCAAGGACGATGCCTATGTCTTTTATGAAGGCAGGATCATCTATCACCAGTCGACTCCTGGCTTTAACGATATGCTCTCCACCGTGATTGACAATACGCTTTATATCGCCTATACGACAGATCAGGCCTCAGAACTCATGGTGATGCCCTTGTCCGGTAATTCTGATGCCGTTCATACGCTTGCAGAGGGGCTGGCTTTACAGGATGTCGGTCATTTTTCACAACTAAAAAAGAAGGATAATACCATAGTCATTTCATATAACCTTGCAGATGATCGAAACGGCATCAGTTACCTTGGCGTATTGCTAAAGCAGTTGGACTCTGCAGACATGGCGTCCAACCATTACAGCAGGCAGACCTACAGCAACGAGCCCGTGCTTATCGAAGAGATAGGAAGCGGTTATGTTGTTCTGACCTTCTCAACCCGTACTGAGTTCGGCTGGAACACTGTCGAGGCGACCCTCACAGAAAGCGGTCTTACAACCATGCGCCATCTGTCCAATGACAAGCGCCTGAACAAATCGGTGCTTCGGTTTAAAATGGAAGACTACGACTATATGCTGTGGCTTGACTACAATACCGTGGCAACCAACATCATGGTGTCCAGCAATCATCCGAAGATCATCAAGGATTCTATTGAAGATACCGACGTCTCCTTAAAGCGCATGGTCTCGTCTGTGCTCATCGTCTTTATCGGTTCGCTGCTCTACGGCAGTTTTTTAGCGGGATCCGGACTGCTTTGCGCCTTTGCGGTGCTGTTTGGTCTAAGCGCACTTAAGCGGTCCCCGGCGCTGATCAGGCTTGCGACTATGCTTGCCCATCTCTCAGCCGTTGCTTACGCACTGATAACAAAGGCTAACCCCGACCATTCTTTAGCAGAAGTATTTCCTGAACTGTTCAGCAGCAACGCCGTGCTCTTTGGCGTCATCACCATCCTTGCACTTGTCGCCTACTTGGTTTCACAGCTGATCGTCAAGCAGCGGGCAATCAAAGACAACATAGGCAAATACATGGCCTTCGGACTAACCTTTGCCGTGTACATCAACTTCGGCATCGCCGTGTACATCACCTTGTTTAATGTGATCGGAAAGATATGAGCAAGGTCCATGGTTTAAACTCCCAATATTAAGCTTATCTTAAAAAGGGCATCCGCGAATTTAAATCAGGTACAATGATAGTACTGGACATTGTGTACACACAAACATGGAGGATGGCTATGAAATTAGGCTGCAATCTATCTGAAGAATTATTTGAGCTTTTAAACGAAAAGAAAGTTTCGATTGATTATATGAAACTATGCATGGGCGAACTATTCGAACCCTATCTTGAAAGGGCATCCGCTTATAAACCGCTGATGGTACATTATCTGGACCATTCAGAAAGAACGACCATGCCTGATGTAGAAGCGGTCGACTTCGACAGAATAAACCGTTTCATTAAAGACTGCGCCTCACCCATCACAGGACTTCACTGCTTTTTAGAAGAAGAGGACTTTGACCATGAACCTACCGACGAGGAAGCGATTCAGCGCATGA
The window above is part of the Fusibacter sp. A1 genome. Proteins encoded here:
- a CDS encoding sensor histidine kinase, whose protein sequence is MLSKLKTKLSYQLSLNIVVTITFMILVMGVSVMFYMNAAIENELSNRIAAENEFAIYMVESFFKNASTKVNQLGLDKDIQLYLKEVKAHDDITTHPLYNEVLDTLKIIQFSDTNVSSSWVANESASFYIDSANIISGEDYIITERPWYRHAIDHKGISYTEPYRDWGTDKMVITAIQALHDEDDRIYGFAGVDFMLEVLPDIMNKIDVGSNGNVFLLDREGAYLYHKDASKILAGRMMDDYPELSPFLSSESKSEKEIRTVNISGRSYFISYHSVGLTNWSIITIIEKNEVLQNLYLFVTYLMSIMIFLTAVLVLLIVRIIQRKMKPISALTAYGLEIAGGNLEETPPYEYASRTDEMGDLARSFVTITEVFKQKNVQLEELVTSQYEEIQQQYHYILEKEKMSSLGSLVAGVSHEINTPLGVGVTASSYLSELIDELEATFKEGKLTKGDLTQSIESLKEASRVVSVNLDHTSELVQQFKSIAINQNDEKLATLYLCSEISSVISSLKSTHRDKHIVIDNTCSDAIVMTSYTGAVIRVFTNLIMNSMLHGFDAGDEGLIRIRAMQDGELVRITYQDNGKGLEEHVLEHIFEPFFTTNRNKGNSGLGMYIAHNLVTQTLSGTISCESEPNEGILFTIVLPMHLKLEDDL